The segment CCGCTGGCTTCACCCGCGACCAGGGCTACGCAAAGCTGGACCATGTCAGCGAGTGATGCCGCGGGCCGAACTCACGATCGACTGGCGGAACAGCTCGACCTCCGGATGCTGCGCCGCCGGCGCTTCGAGTTCGCGCAATGCATCCTCCACCGTCAGGCCCTGGCGGTAGACGATTTTGTAGCAGCGACGCAGCACATGGATTACTTCGTCGCTGAAACCACGGCGGCGCATGCCTTCAAAGTTCATGCTGCGCGCTTCGGCGGGGCTGCCGAAAACGGTGACGAACGCGGGTACGTCCTTGCCGATGGCCGTGCCCATGCCGGAAAACGCATGGGCACCGATGTGGCAATACTGGTGAACCAGGGTGAACCCGGATAGGATCGCCCAGTCGCCCACATGCACATGGCCCGCCAGCGCGGTGTTGTTGACCAGGATGCAGTGGCTGCCGATCACACTGTCATGGCCAATGTGGGCATAGGCCATGATCAGGTTATGGTCGCC is part of the Pseudomonas parafulva genome and harbors:
- the lpxA gene encoding acyl-ACP--UDP-N-acetylglucosamine O-acyltransferase is translated as MNSIDPRAIIDPSAKLAEGVEVGPWSIVGPDVEIGEGTVIGPHVVLKGPTRIGKHNRIFQFSSIGEDTPDLKYKGEPTRLVIGDHNVIREGVTIHRGTVQDRAETTVGDHNLIMAYAHIGHDSVIGSHCILVNNTALAGHVHVGDWAILSGFTLVHQYCHIGAHAFSGMGTAIGKDVPAFVTVFGSPAEARSMNFEGMRRRGFSDEVIHVLRRCYKIVYRQGLTVEDALRELEAPAAQHPEVELFRQSIVSSARGITR